ACGCCGTCCTCGCCCACGCCGACCAGGAATTGCGCCACCGTCTCGATCGGCTTCTGCGTGGCCGACAGCCCCACCCGCACGATCGGCCGCTCGGCCAGGCGCTGCAGCCGCTCCAGCGTCAGGCTCAGATGGCTGCCGCGCTTGTCGGCGGCCACCGCATGGATCTCGTCGACGATGACGGTACGCACATGCCGCAGCGCATCGCGCCCGGACGCCGACCCCAGCAGCACGTACAGGGATTCCGGCGTGGTGACCAGGATATGCGGCGGCACCCGCCGCGCCTGTGCGCGCTCGCGCTGCGGCGTATCGCCGGTACGCACCGCCGTGCGCACCGCCACGTCCGGCAGCCCGTTGGCAGCCAACGCCGCGCGGATGCCCTGCAATGGCGCCTCCAGATTGAGATGAATATCGTTGGATAAGGCCTTCAGCGGCGAGACATAGACCACACGGGTTTGGTCCGGCAGCGCGCCACCATGGTCCAGGCCGTCGCGGATCAGGCCATCGATGGCGGCGAAGAACGCAGTCAAGGTCTTGCCCGATCCGGTGGGCGCGGCCACCAGCGTGTGCCGCCCGGCCTGGATCGCCGGCCACGCCGCACTCTGCGCCGGCGTGGGCGCAGCAAAGGTCTGCGCGAACCAGCCGGCGACCACAGGATGAAATTGCTGCAGAACAGGATGCATGGGCGATACCAGTCGCAGATGACCCGGTAAGCCGAATGGGGTCAGCGCGGAATTTACATTCAATGCGGGACGTTCCTGTGAGGTGGCGCCGCTGCGGCGCGGATGCAAGCCGGCATCTGCAGCGGTGGTGAACGGATTCACGGGCGTCTGTTGCCCTCGCTCCCTTCCCTCGCTCCCCAGGCAACCTCGAGAAAGCTGCGTCATGAAAGCGAGGCCCTGCTCCCCAACGACGCGCGTGGTGTTGCTCACGCGACGGAGCCTTCGACGCCGAACTCCCGACATCGCTGCGTCGATCAGTAGAGAGCCACGGCCTTGCGATTGTCGAGCAAGCACGGCCATGGCACATTGGCGCCATGCCTAGTCTCATCGTCTTCATGATCGTTGGCGCGGCGATCGTCGCGTTCTGGAACTCCTCGCGTGCCGCCGCCGAACGCGCCGAGGTGCTGGGCCGCAATGCCTGTCGTGCCGCCGATGTGCAGTGGCTGGATCAAAGCGTGCACTCCACCGGCATCCGCCTGTGCCGCATGCCCACCGGCTGGCTGGGGTTCGAGCGGACCTTCCGCTTCGACTATTCCTACGACGGCGTGGATCGCCACAGCGGCAAGCTGGTGCTGCGCGGCGATCAACTGATCGCCTTCACCGGCCCACAGGTGGCCAGCGTGCGGGCGTTGCACCCCGAGCAGGGACGCCTGGAATGAGGCGACGCACGCTGTAGCGCTTGGGAGCACGACCGCACACGCTGGACGCTGCTGAAGCGTTGCAGCAACGCGCGTCACTGTCATCGAGCGGTCGGATCTGACGAGCATGCCAGCACGTGCCGGGTTCGCTGCCGGTGCTCGTCCTTCATGGCCGCAGCGAGATGGCCGCAGCGAGACGATCCCGTGCCTGATGGGCACCGCACGTCCCGCTTGTTCACTTGCCAGCCGTCAACTCCTCGGGCACTGGCTCATAGCCATTGCCCCTGCCGCTCAGCCAGTGCAGTTCCCGCTTGCCTTCACCGCGCAGATGCAGTTGCGCAAACACGCACATTGGCCGCGCAAGATCGGCAGCCTTCAGCAGGCGCGATTTCCCGCCAACGTCGAGACTGAGAAAGTGCGCTTCATCGGGCGTATCGGTATAGCTGCGCGCGATCAGGCAGGCCGCACCGTCGCTGAAGCGATAGAGGTCGTACTCGTAGTAATAGTCGTATGCGCCGGACGCATCGGGCTCACTGCAATCGACATGCCGGGTGCGCTCCACTTGTATTGGAACGCTCCCGTCGCGCATGTCGGCCGAGCTACTTGACCACGCGCAGATGCGGACGCTTGCCGCCACTGGGCGGCTCGTCGGGGGTCGGCGCACTTGGCGGCGGCGCGCCGGGATCCGGCGGCTCGCTGCTGGTGCCGGGGATGTCGTCCGGCAATGCCATGCCCTGCCCGGTCTCGCGCGCATACACCGCCAGCACGGCGGCCATCGGCACCATCACCGGGTGGCTCACGCCACCGAAGCGCGCGGTGAAGCTGACGCCTTCGTTATCGACCTGCAGCCCGACCACGGCGCGCTCGGCGATATTCAAGACAACACGTCCATCCTTGACGGCGCTGGCGGGCACCTGCACGCCAGGCAGCCCTGCGTCCACCAGGACGTGCGGCGTCATGCCGTTGTCGTTGATCCATTCGACCAAGGCCCGCAGCAGGTACGGGCGATGGCTGGTCATGCGGGGGAAATCTTCGCTCATGACGTCATTTTACCCGGACACGGCCCGCAGCGGCGGCCAAGCGCTCGCAACACGGTCTGTTGGCATACAGCCGTCGCATCAGCCCGGCAGGTCGCGCAGCTTCTTTTCCTGCTCGGTGAGGCTGCGGATGAAGCCAGGGTTGCGGAAGATCCGGTTGCCGTAGTCCTCGATCGCCTTGCCGTCCTTGGGCAGGCTGATTTCCAATGCGTCCAGTCGCCAGATGATCGGCGCCATTGCGCAATCGGCCAGACTCATTTCCGGGTTGAGGAAGAACTTGCTGGCCTTGAACAGCGGCACCGATGCGGTGAGCAGTTCCTTCAGGCGCTTGCGGCCGGCTTCGGCCTGGGTCTTGTTGCCGAGCTGGATCGCCTGCACCTGCGGCACCCAGTCGTGCTCGATGCGCAGCATCGCCAGACGCAGGCGCGCACGCGAGAGCGGGTCGACCGGCATCAACGGCGGATGCGGGTAGCGCTCGTCCAGGTATTCGCTGACCACCGATGCGGCGTACAGCACCAGGTCGCGCTCGACCAGGGTCGGCACCGAGTGATAGGGATTGAGATCGATCAGATCTTCGGGGGGATTCTGCGGGTCGACCGGCACCAGGTCGTAGGTCACCCCTTTCGCCGCCAGGACCAGACGGACCCGGTGGCACAACACGTCATCGTTGGACGAAAACAAGGTCAAGGTATTGCGCATACGCACACTCGTCGCCATTCAAGGCTCTCCGACGACCGGAATCCGCCGGCCGCATCGGCGCGGCCGGCCCAACGCCGACCATCACCACGGTCTATCGAGTGTGCAATCACGTCACGCAAAAGCCAAGAGTGATAGGGCGCATTGACACCTGGGCAGCAGGTGATGTTGCGGGTCAGTCAGGGATGGAGAGCATGGCCTGACGGATCGACCCGGCGTCGGTGACGTGCGCCTCGCCCAGTGTCCACGGAGGCTGGCAGCTAGATGGGCATCGACGTCGGCGTGCCTTGCATCGATGCTGTCTGACCCTTGCACGGCGCGATCAGGACGTACGCCGTGCCAGCTAGCGTATTAATGCGGGGCCGGATCGGCTACTGCGATGGCTGGTCGACGGTTCGGGCTGCAACGACTGCAACGGCTGCACGCACGATGAGCGCGGACCCAGGCCTGGTGAAGGGGCTGCGTGCGCTGTCAAGCGCGACTTGGCGCCTGAGGCTGCGCAATCGTGTGCTGTGTTCAATGGCGTGTTTCGCGCAGCATCTCGAGGGATGCTGGCGACCGTTCGGCAGAGTGCGCTTGTTTGCGAGCACCATGCTCCACGTGCGCGCCGTACCCTCACCCCAACCCCTCTCCCGCCGGGAGAGGGGCTGCCTGGCTTTGCTGACTGGTCTTACTGCCGGATCGATGCGCGTGCGGTCCGTTCAATGCACGTCCTTCCAGTATTCCTTCTTCAGCAGGTAGGCAATGAAGGTGAGCAGCGCCAGGAACAGCACCACCCACACGCCCATGCTTTGCCGCTTCAGCGCAGCCGGCTCGCCCGCATACTCGAGAAAGTTGGCGATATCGCGCACGGTCTGGTCAAACTCCACCGGCGTCTGACGCCCCGGCTGCCCCAGCTTCAACGCCTCCACAGGCTTGTCGCCGGTAGCCTTGTCGACCGGGCCGAACTGCGCTTGTTGCAGGCCTTGCAACTCCCACAGCGGGTTGGGCATCGACGCGTTCGGGAACAGCTGGTTGTTCCAGCCCAGCGGTCGGGTCTGGTCCAGATAGAACGACTTGAGATAGGTGTAGACCCAGTCGGTACCGCGCACGCGTGCGATCAAGGTCAGGTCCGGCGGCGCCTTGCCGAACCACTTGGCGGCCGCATCGTGCGGCATGGTGCCCTCGATATGCTCGCCGACCTTGGCGCCGGTGAAGTTGAGGTTGCTCATGACCTCCGCTTCGCTCAGACCCAGATCGCTGGCCATGCGCGAATAGCGCAGGTATTTGAGCGAATGGCAGCCGGAGCAATAGTTCATGAACAACTGCGCGCCGCGTTGCAGCGATGCGCGGTCGCCCAGGTCGTTACCGGCCTGCTGCACCTTTCCACCTTCGGCCGCGATTGCTCCTGCGGCCAGGGTCAGGCCACACAGCAATGCGGCCACGCGCGACTTCCATGACGTCACGTTGGGATTAGTCATGGGTGGTCACCCGCTCCGGCACCGGCTTGGTCTTGTCCAGCCGTGTCCACACCGGCATGGTGATGAAGAAGGCGAAGTACAGGAAGGTCAACACCCGCCCGACGTAGGTCTCGTGCGCGTCGGTGCCGGGGCCGGAACCGATCACGCCCAGCCACACGAAGCACACTACCAGCACGCCCAACGCCGCCTTCGAGATCCAGCCGCGGTAACGCACCGAGCGCACCTTGGCGCGATCCAGCCACGGCACCAGGAACAGGATGGCGATCGCCGAGAACATCACCAGCACGCCACCGAGCTTGTTGGGCACCACGCGCAACATGGCGTAGTACGGCGTGTAGTACCACACCGGCTTGATGTGCTCGGGCGTCACCAAGCGGTTGGCCTCGGTGAAGTTGTCATGCTCCAGGAACAGGCCACCGAAGGCCGGCGCGAAGAAGATGATGAAGGCCGCGATCAGCAACAGGAAGCCGACGCCGACCAGATCCTTGACCGTGTAATACGGATGGAACGGAATGCCGTCGGCCGGCTTGTGCGCATCCCAGCGATTGCCCTTGGGGCCCTTCTTGATGTCCACGCCATCAGGGTTGTTAGAGCCCACTTCGTGCAGCGCGCCGATGTGCAGCACGATCAGCAGCAACAGCACCAGCGGCAGCGCGATCACATGCAGCGCGAAGAAGCGGTTGAGCGTGGCATCGCCGGGCAGGTAGTCGCCCATGATCCACTCGGTCAAGCCGTTGCCGATCACCGGAATGGCGCCGAACAGCGAGATGATGACCTTCGCGCCCCAGAACGACATCTGCCCCCAGGGCAGCACATAGCCCATGAAGGCTTCGGCCATGAGCACCAGGTAGATCAGCATGCCCAGGATCCACACCAGCTCGCGCGGCTTCTGGTAGCTGCCGTACATCAGGCCGCGGAACATGTGCAGGTACACCACGATGAAGAACAGCGAGGCGCCGGTGCTGTGCATGTAGCGGATCAGCCAGCCCCACTCCACGTCGCGCATGATGTATTCGATCGAGGCGAATGCATCGGCGGCGCTGGTCTTGTAGTGCATCGTCAGGAAGATGCCGGTGACGATCTGGTTGACCAGCACCACGATGGCCAGCGAGCCGAAGTAGTACCAGAGGTTGAAGTTCTTCGGCGCGTAGTACTCGCTGATGTGCTTGCGGTACATGGGCATCAGCCCGGGCGCACGTTCGTTGACCCACTCGAACACACCGTTGGCGGAACGGACCAGGATATTGCTCATCACGCAGCCCCCGTGCTGTTGGCCGACTTGCCGGCAGCGTCCGGATCGACGCCGATCACCAGGGTGTTGTCGTCGACATAATGGTGTGGGGGCACCAGCAGGT
The window above is part of the Xanthomonas campestris pv. badrii genome. Proteins encoded here:
- a CDS encoding glutathione S-transferase N-terminal domain-containing protein — encoded protein: MATSVRMRNTLTLFSSNDDVLCHRVRLVLAAKGVTYDLVPVDPQNPPEDLIDLNPYHSVPTLVERDLVLYAASVVSEYLDERYPHPPLMPVDPLSRARLRLAMLRIEHDWVPQVQAIQLGNKTQAEAGRKRLKELLTASVPLFKASKFFLNPEMSLADCAMAPIIWRLDALEISLPKDGKAIEDYGNRIFRNPGFIRSLTEQEKKLRDLPG
- a CDS encoding DUF3301 domain-containing protein, whose protein sequence is MPSLIVFMIVGAAIVAFWNSSRAAAERAEVLGRNACRAADVQWLDQSVHSTGIRLCRMPTGWLGFERTFRFDYSYDGVDRHSGKLVLRGDQLIAFTGPQVASVRALHPEQGRLE
- a CDS encoding cytochrome c1, with the protein product MTNPNVTSWKSRVAALLCGLTLAAGAIAAEGGKVQQAGNDLGDRASLQRGAQLFMNYCSGCHSLKYLRYSRMASDLGLSEAEVMSNLNFTGAKVGEHIEGTMPHDAAAKWFGKAPPDLTLIARVRGTDWVYTYLKSFYLDQTRPLGWNNQLFPNASMPNPLWELQGLQQAQFGPVDKATGDKPVEALKLGQPGRQTPVEFDQTVRDIANFLEYAGEPAALKRQSMGVWVVLFLALLTFIAYLLKKEYWKDVH
- a CDS encoding cytochrome b; the encoded protein is MSNILVRSANGVFEWVNERAPGLMPMYRKHISEYYAPKNFNLWYYFGSLAIVVLVNQIVTGIFLTMHYKTSAADAFASIEYIMRDVEWGWLIRYMHSTGASLFFIVVYLHMFRGLMYGSYQKPRELVWILGMLIYLVLMAEAFMGYVLPWGQMSFWGAKVIISLFGAIPVIGNGLTEWIMGDYLPGDATLNRFFALHVIALPLVLLLLIVLHIGALHEVGSNNPDGVDIKKGPKGNRWDAHKPADGIPFHPYYTVKDLVGVGFLLLIAAFIIFFAPAFGGLFLEHDNFTEANRLVTPEHIKPVWYYTPYYAMLRVVPNKLGGVLVMFSAIAILFLVPWLDRAKVRSVRYRGWISKAALGVLVVCFVWLGVIGSGPGTDAHETYVGRVLTFLYFAFFITMPVWTRLDKTKPVPERVTTHD
- a CDS encoding ClpXP protease specificity-enhancing factor, with the protein product MSEDFPRMTSHRPYLLRALVEWINDNGMTPHVLVDAGLPGVQVPASAVKDGRVVLNIAERAVVGLQVDNEGVSFTARFGGVSHPVMVPMAAVLAVYARETGQGMALPDDIPGTSSEPPDPGAPPPSAPTPDEPPSGGKRPHLRVVK